The Candidatus Zixiibacteriota bacterium genome contains a region encoding:
- the ggt gene encoding gamma-glutamyltransferase codes for MNKKLNSNQRCNVLMALVFLLVISLISCNGLIVSHYYEHGVLATASPIATGVGTEVFREGGNAFDVAVAVGFALAVTHPEAGNIGGGGFAIIRLGESNQVLALDFRETAPGEASEEMYLDDSGAVLQKSYLDDSGEVKRNLSTTGALACGVPGTVAGLHELWEQHGSLPWKYLVGFATSLADSGFVVDEYLAESLTEYRQSLSLFEETASLFYPSGLNVKSGQKLVQKDLAGTLSLIAMQGRDGFYRGQVADTIVACMQRHGGLITAKDLESYQPIWRTPIHFKFDSLEVYSMPPPSSGGIVLGQILKLLEPYDLAPYTPQSTEFVHLFCEMSRLAFADRSEHLGDPDYYHVPVGLLDSAYLKRRRSTVKTNHAGSSESTGPGSPRTESEQTTHYSICDAQGNMVAITYTLNSSYGSKLVVGGAGFLLNNEMDDFSVKPGVPNLYGLVGGEANKIEPGKRMLSSMTPTLILQNDRPFAVLGSPGGSKIITTVAQAIVNFTRFDLSLKETVSAPRFHHQWLPDKVYLEEGSFDINLLQGLIRYGHNIKERSHYGDLQAVYITPDGLMTAASDPRKRGSSGGF; via the coding sequence ATGAACAAGAAGCTCAATTCAAACCAGCGCTGTAATGTCCTGATGGCGCTGGTTTTTCTATTGGTTATCAGCCTGATCAGTTGCAATGGGTTGATTGTCTCGCATTACTACGAACATGGTGTGCTGGCAACGGCATCGCCCATAGCAACTGGGGTTGGCACTGAGGTATTTCGCGAAGGGGGTAATGCTTTTGATGTAGCGGTGGCGGTGGGTTTTGCTCTGGCCGTCACGCATCCGGAGGCGGGCAACATCGGGGGCGGCGGTTTTGCGATAATCCGATTGGGAGAATCTAATCAGGTACTGGCATTGGATTTCAGGGAGACAGCGCCGGGGGAAGCATCCGAGGAGATGTATCTTGATGATTCCGGTGCGGTATTACAGAAATCTTATCTTGATGACTCCGGCGAAGTAAAACGAAACCTGTCTACGACGGGAGCTTTGGCTTGCGGCGTACCCGGAACAGTAGCCGGTCTGCATGAACTCTGGGAACAGCACGGATCACTGCCTTGGAAATACTTAGTCGGTTTTGCAACCTCGCTGGCCGATTCAGGATTCGTAGTCGATGAATACCTGGCCGAATCATTGACTGAATACCGACAGTCGTTGTCCCTTTTTGAAGAAACTGCATCTTTGTTTTATCCGTCCGGCTTGAACGTTAAGTCGGGGCAAAAACTGGTGCAAAAGGATCTGGCCGGTACCCTGTCGTTGATAGCGATGCAAGGAAGGGACGGCTTCTACCGTGGCCAGGTGGCCGACACAATAGTGGCATGCATGCAACGACATGGCGGCCTCATTACCGCCAAAGACCTGGAATCCTACCAACCAATCTGGCGTACCCCTATCCACTTCAAGTTTGACTCTCTGGAAGTGTACTCAATGCCGCCCCCCAGTTCCGGGGGAATCGTTCTGGGTCAGATTCTTAAGCTGCTGGAACCATATGATCTGGCTCCGTACACACCTCAATCAACTGAGTTTGTACACCTGTTCTGTGAGATGTCACGTCTCGCCTTTGCGGATCGTTCGGAACATCTGGGTGATCCGGACTACTACCACGTTCCTGTTGGTTTGCTGGACAGCGCCTACCTGAAGCGGCGACGCAGTACCGTGAAAACAAACCATGCCGGGTCATCTGAATCGACTGGACCCGGATCCCCCCGAACTGAATCGGAGCAAACCACACACTATTCCATCTGCGACGCTCAGGGAAATATGGTAGCGATCACGTATACCTTGAACTCCTCCTATGGAAGTAAGTTGGTTGTGGGCGGTGCAGGCTTTCTGCTCAATAACGAAATGGACGATTTCTCCGTGAAGCCCGGAGTTCCCAATCTCTATGGGTTGGTGGGCGGAGAAGCCAACAAGATCGAGCCAGGGAAACGGATGTTATCGTCCATGACCCCCACCCTGATTCTTCAGAATGATCGTCCCTTTGCTGTTCTGGGATCACCGGGCGGCTCGAAAATTATCACGACCGTGGCTCAAGCCATCGTCAACTTCACACGCTTCGACCTCAGCTTGAAAGAAACCGTCAGCGCTCCCAGGTTTCACCATCAGTGGTTGCCCGATAAGGTCTATCTAGAGGAAGGCTCTTTTGACATCAATTTGCTGCAGGGTCTCATCCGATATGGCCACAACATCAAGGAACGCAGCCACTATGGCGATCTTCAGGCTGTTTACATCACTCCGGACGGATTGATGACGGCTGCTTCAGACCCGCGCAAAAGAGGTAGCTCCGGCGGATTTTAA
- a CDS encoding T9SS type A sorting domain-containing protein gives MSTDNERKVRMKTKALLLSVALILVVTGASSSVWAYSGVISIDTVEAEAGDHIAVPIRLSNNDEPISAVRIPLQVVGPGLLFDSVSIVGSILPSDFFAWVNPESGPSDSAFITLIPNLLGTPSVLTATEGLLATLWVSVAVTAPGGLIGIDSFQIIDSFWHDNGYWVPRNEQILASDTSGMITYFPDFIEGGVIVKSSTAIYDDKDNNLPGSFCLAQNYPNPFNPVTTIEFSIPRSSRVRLEVFNILGQNVVTLVDEHCSAGAYTTEFDASNRPSGIYFYRLTHNEGTETRKMTLVK, from the coding sequence ATGTCTACTGATAACGAAAGGAAGGTTCGGATGAAGACCAAAGCTTTGCTGCTTTCTGTGGCGCTGATCCTGGTCGTTACCGGAGCCTCCAGCTCGGTTTGGGCCTATTCGGGTGTGATTTCAATTGATACAGTTGAGGCTGAGGCTGGTGACCATATCGCGGTCCCTATCCGTTTGAGCAATAATGATGAACCGATTTCGGCGGTGAGAATACCATTACAAGTAGTTGGGCCCGGGTTGTTATTTGACTCGGTTTCCATCGTAGGTTCGATACTGCCGTCCGATTTCTTTGCCTGGGTGAATCCGGAGAGCGGTCCGAGTGACAGTGCATTTATTACGCTCATCCCCAATCTATTGGGCACGCCTTCCGTCTTAACTGCCACAGAAGGATTGCTTGCAACTTTGTGGGTTTCGGTCGCCGTGACAGCTCCAGGCGGCTTAATAGGCATCGATTCCTTTCAAATTATCGACTCATTCTGGCACGACAATGGTTACTGGGTACCGAGGAATGAGCAAATCCTGGCCTCTGACACATCCGGTATGATCACCTACTTCCCGGACTTCATCGAGGGCGGAGTGATTGTCAAGAGCTCTACGGCCATCTATGACGACAAGGACAACAATCTTCCGGGTAGCTTCTGTCTCGCCCAGAACTATCCCAACCCGTTCAACCCGGTAACGACTATTGAATTCTCTATTCCGAGGTCCAGTCGAGTTCGCCTGGAAGTGTTCAATATCCTCGGTCAGAACGTGGTTACGCTGGTGGATGAGCACTGTTCCGCGGGAGCCTATACCACCGAATTCGATGCCTCCAACCGACCCAGCGGAATATATTTCTACCGCCTGACCCATAACGAGGGTACCGAAACAAGGAAAATGACGCTAGTGAAATAA
- a CDS encoding protein kinase translates to MTEATKEKNPAAKPKKQIKIGSYVVTGKVGQGGIAEIYKARQESLDRDVAIKILSTKLTNDPDIVMRFERESLVVARLNHPNIVHVIDKGKAGNRYYFVMDYIDGTSLREVIDSDKIPLATKLDMMIQVCKALDYAHKNGVIHRDIKPANILIDRQGNALVADFGIAQIVGVPEGEMTASDVVMGTFSYMSPEQKISSANVDQTTDIYAMGIMLYEILCGKKPLGHFKMPSEIVKGADSRFDDIVLKCLAQESKDRFQAAVELKDALLEITGGGSQSGDTCSLSVSGTESFLGKCRYLDTIRETSFGSTILVENQVTKKLYVIKKHSKGEMGRKEAKLLSSMKHKNIINIFGAGGDKKTTVVISAYAQGGSLADRMVRCYDWEAAFKIILEVAIGLDFAHKNNIMHGNLRPSNILFDADEVVKLSDFGLPIHYGGPRKKNWYSPPERKISRQGDIFGLGVILHQLIIGHNPNYDSGNNLILDELRNKMQEELVQMISKMLAIRVSRRYQTTQEFLLDWDDFERQLQEKAAKRKTRPVMVAPQVRKVPVWAVVLVGLGVLIVILSALYFSGNFG, encoded by the coding sequence ATGACCGAGGCCACAAAAGAGAAAAACCCAGCAGCGAAGCCTAAGAAGCAGATCAAGATCGGCAGCTATGTTGTCACCGGCAAGGTTGGCCAGGGTGGTATAGCTGAAATTTACAAAGCTCGCCAGGAATCTCTGGACCGGGATGTAGCTATCAAGATTCTCTCCACCAAGCTGACCAATGACCCGGATATCGTCATGCGCTTTGAGCGTGAGTCTTTGGTTGTGGCTCGGCTGAATCATCCCAATATTGTCCACGTCATCGACAAGGGCAAGGCGGGCAATCGGTACTACTTCGTCATGGATTATATCGACGGCACCTCATTGCGGGAGGTGATCGACTCAGATAAGATTCCGCTTGCGACCAAACTGGATATGATGATTCAGGTCTGCAAAGCGCTCGACTACGCTCACAAGAACGGCGTCATTCATCGCGACATCAAGCCGGCTAATATCCTCATTGACCGGCAGGGCAATGCGCTGGTGGCGGACTTTGGCATTGCTCAGATTGTAGGTGTGCCGGAAGGAGAGATGACAGCCTCTGATGTTGTTATGGGGACATTCTCATACATGTCGCCCGAGCAGAAAATCAGTTCGGCCAATGTTGATCAGACCACCGACATTTACGCCATGGGTATCATGCTCTATGAAATCCTCTGCGGTAAGAAGCCTTTGGGACATTTCAAGATGCCGTCCGAAATTGTAAAGGGCGCCGACAGCCGGTTCGACGATATCGTTCTGAAATGTCTGGCGCAGGAGTCCAAGGATCGTTTCCAAGCAGCGGTAGAGCTGAAAGATGCTTTGCTTGAGATCACCGGTGGCGGATCACAAAGCGGAGATACCTGTAGTCTATCGGTATCCGGGACTGAATCGTTCCTTGGCAAATGTCGCTATCTGGACACTATCCGCGAAACCAGCTTCGGTTCGACTATCCTTGTGGAAAATCAGGTAACAAAAAAGCTGTATGTTATCAAGAAACACTCCAAGGGTGAGATGGGGCGCAAGGAAGCCAAACTGCTCAGTTCGATGAAGCACAAGAATATCATCAATATCTTTGGGGCCGGTGGCGACAAAAAGACTACGGTGGTAATCTCGGCCTATGCTCAGGGTGGATCGCTGGCCGATCGCATGGTTCGCTGTTATGATTGGGAGGCTGCCTTCAAGATCATCCTTGAAGTTGCGATCGGTCTTGATTTTGCCCACAAGAATAACATCATGCACGGTAACCTGCGTCCATCCAACATTCTCTTCGACGCTGATGAAGTTGTTAAGCTGTCCGACTTTGGATTGCCGATTCATTACGGTGGTCCCCGAAAGAAAAACTGGTACAGCCCGCCGGAAAGAAAGATCTCCCGCCAGGGGGATATTTTCGGATTAGGCGTGATTCTTCATCAACTGATCATCGGTCACAATCCGAACTACGATAGTGGCAACAACCTGATACTGGACGAGTTGCGTAACAAAATGCAAGAAGAGCTGGTGCAGATGATCAGCAAAATGCTGGCCATTCGTGTGTCTCGACGCTATCAGACCACACAGGAGTTCCTGCTTGACTGGGATGATTTCGAGCGACAACTTCAAGAAAAGGCCGCCAAACGTAAGACACGCCCTGTAATGGTTGCACCGCAGGTAAGGAAAGTACCCGTTTGGGCCGTGGTTCTGGTAGGGTTGGGGGTTCTGATAGTAATTCTATCCGCCTTATACTTCAGCGGCAATTTCGGGTAG
- a CDS encoding tetratricopeptide repeat protein → MNSQTKRQLTICFVLYYAVLAGLTTAAFVIGRYWWGLSVFAYVDGIVRFVILALAAVIPIGLALKYKKESQLESGISRSSTKVILGTAITVLAAGGLFWLFRAQAFYLGDGYTLLSTLASDNPFIKYREIGESMAHLWLKQTLGSGEQAALLSFQIISIATGVISIVALIIASVRLFETTRQRLLFVLGVSTGGHMLLFFGYVENYSLLVSATLIYGLVGLLGATGKISRWWAVVPLLVAILMHVLAVVLVPSGLYLLLGPTIIGHTLSRMTRLSKTALAIIVFAVSATVFLYLYNTTLFFQLAFVPLMANRFTIDGYTLFSLIHLSDVGNLVFVLAPALVVILPALWVRRKVEASSKRAVWFLLLMVLGGLGAAFMFDPKLGMPRDWDLFSFAGVPIALLLFYMALAVRTKRPYMVAIASLAVVLNLLVLVPRVITQTNRPQAVEQFRQYIYWDHQRNQNALGLLVEYHQDTGDSDRAVEESQQWHNAFPAWGINHHGLQLANVGQYDAAIMEYRRVIQLNPVFPVAYGNIGAALLELKKYDSALAYLEIARGMNPYNPRVAYNYGSALFFLQNYDVAEAAWLEALTIDSTIRGAWLGLAQLSKTQGRRNKYFEYLSQAVSYGDAPVAPLKELGLFYLQQGDYHRASELFDEALKKGLNVNFMDSLRLRFPQLRR, encoded by the coding sequence GTGAACTCACAAACCAAACGTCAACTAACTATTTGCTTTGTGCTGTACTATGCTGTCCTGGCTGGACTGACGACGGCAGCTTTCGTGATTGGCCGCTACTGGTGGGGGCTGTCAGTTTTTGCTTATGTAGATGGAATTGTTCGCTTTGTCATTCTGGCTTTGGCGGCTGTCATACCAATCGGACTCGCGCTGAAATATAAAAAAGAATCCCAACTAGAGTCAGGAATAAGTCGAAGTTCTACCAAGGTGATCCTGGGTACGGCTATCACAGTACTGGCCGCTGGTGGTCTGTTCTGGCTGTTTCGGGCGCAGGCGTTCTACCTTGGTGATGGCTACACTCTGCTATCGACGCTGGCTTCGGACAATCCTTTCATCAAGTACCGCGAGATAGGTGAGTCAATGGCCCACCTGTGGTTAAAGCAAACACTCGGATCCGGAGAGCAAGCCGCTCTGCTGAGTTTTCAGATCATCAGTATTGCGACGGGTGTTATCTCGATAGTCGCTCTGATAATCGCTTCTGTAAGACTTTTTGAGACGACCAGACAGCGTCTGCTGTTCGTACTGGGCGTATCTACCGGTGGGCACATGCTGTTATTTTTCGGATATGTCGAGAACTACTCCCTCCTTGTGTCGGCCACACTGATCTACGGCCTGGTCGGACTTCTGGGTGCGACCGGGAAAATAAGCCGCTGGTGGGCGGTAGTGCCATTGCTCGTTGCTATCCTCATGCACGTTCTGGCCGTGGTCCTTGTACCGAGTGGGCTGTATCTATTACTGGGACCAACGATTATTGGGCACACTCTTTCCCGAATGACCCGACTATCGAAAACCGCTCTGGCTATAATTGTCTTTGCCGTTTCGGCAACAGTCTTTCTGTACTTGTACAACACTACTCTCTTTTTCCAGTTGGCGTTTGTCCCGTTAATGGCTAATCGATTCACCATTGATGGCTACACGCTGTTCTCATTAATACATTTGTCCGATGTCGGTAATCTGGTCTTTGTTCTCGCACCAGCCCTGGTGGTGATTCTGCCAGCCCTTTGGGTCAGGCGAAAAGTTGAAGCATCTTCAAAGCGGGCAGTATGGTTTCTACTACTTATGGTTCTGGGTGGTCTGGGGGCAGCATTTATGTTTGATCCAAAATTGGGTATGCCACGTGACTGGGATTTATTCTCGTTTGCTGGTGTGCCGATAGCATTGCTGCTGTTCTACATGGCTCTCGCGGTCAGAACGAAGCGACCGTACATGGTTGCCATAGCCAGTTTGGCTGTCGTTCTGAACTTGCTTGTACTTGTACCGCGCGTCATCACACAGACAAACCGACCACAGGCAGTGGAACAATTCCGACAGTACATATACTGGGATCATCAGCGCAATCAAAACGCATTGGGCTTATTGGTAGAGTATCATCAGGATACTGGTGATTCTGACCGTGCTGTAGAGGAATCCCAGCAGTGGCACAACGCTTTCCCCGCATGGGGCATTAATCACCATGGGCTTCAACTGGCTAATGTTGGACAGTACGACGCTGCGATTATGGAGTACCGCCGTGTTATTCAACTCAACCCGGTTTTTCCAGTGGCCTATGGTAACATCGGTGCAGCCTTGCTGGAATTGAAGAAGTATGACAGCGCCCTGGCTTACCTGGAGATTGCTCGAGGGATGAATCCCTACAATCCGCGCGTGGCATACAATTACGGTTCTGCTCTCTTTTTCCTGCAGAACTATGACGTAGCTGAGGCAGCCTGGCTAGAAGCTTTGACCATTGATTCAACTATTCGGGGGGCTTGGCTCGGTCTGGCTCAGCTATCGAAGACCCAGGGCAGGCGCAACAAGTATTTCGAATATCTTTCCCAAGCAGTGTCCTACGGTGATGCACCCGTCGCACCATTGAAAGAACTGGGGCTTTTCTATCTACAACAGGGCGACTACCATCGCGCCTCGGAGCTGTTCGATGAAGCCCTGAAAAAGGGATTAAACGTCAACTTCATGGACAGCCTTCGGCTGCGGTTCCCACAACTGAGACGATGA
- a CDS encoding DUF3078 domain-containing protein, whose protein sequence is MKSSRIIINLILAMMLTTTFTWSQDQVETGWQNSLIIDFTTTQTSYSDSWTGGEAGSVNWAANLNGTAQRQFSPKFDFKSSLKLSFGQTLTQNIDAEGKPWKKPQKSTDLIDWENVGRFTLGWFVDPYVAFRIESQFFDGSVENHKRWLSPLKLTESVGLAHMFYKKDKDFITSRLGLAVREIFTKQFIDLVDYETETISTTDGGLESVTDAELTFGDNLKYTGKLTLYKAVTYSKKDEVKGLPEEDDWKAVDVSLENIVSASITKIITVNLYTQFLWDKQVEKKGRWKETLAIGFVFRML, encoded by the coding sequence ATGAAATCTTCCCGTATAATCATAAACCTGATCCTGGCCATGATGTTGACAACCACTTTTACCTGGTCCCAGGACCAGGTAGAGACCGGTTGGCAGAATTCGTTGATCATCGATTTTACAACGACTCAAACGTCTTACTCTGATTCATGGACGGGTGGTGAAGCCGGGTCTGTGAACTGGGCGGCCAATCTCAATGGAACCGCCCAAAGGCAGTTCTCTCCGAAGTTTGATTTCAAATCTTCGCTCAAACTGTCCTTCGGACAAACCTTGACCCAGAATATCGACGCGGAAGGCAAGCCATGGAAGAAACCCCAAAAATCGACCGATCTGATTGATTGGGAAAATGTTGGACGATTCACGCTAGGATGGTTTGTCGATCCCTATGTGGCTTTCCGTATCGAATCACAGTTTTTCGATGGCTCAGTCGAGAATCACAAACGCTGGCTGAGCCCTCTCAAATTGACCGAGTCGGTCGGTCTGGCTCACATGTTCTATAAGAAGGACAAGGACTTTATCACCAGCCGTCTCGGCCTGGCAGTTCGTGAGATTTTCACCAAGCAGTTCATCGATCTGGTTGACTACGAAACCGAGACGATTTCTACCACAGACGGCGGTTTAGAATCCGTCACCGATGCCGAGTTGACATTCGGTGACAACCTGAAATACACCGGTAAGCTGACACTCTATAAGGCGGTGACGTATTCGAAAAAGGACGAGGTGAAAGGTTTACCGGAGGAAGACGACTGGAAAGCAGTCGATGTCAGCCTGGAGAACATCGTAAGCGCTTCTATCACGAAGATCATCACAGTAAATCTGTACACGCAATTTTTGTGGGACAAACAGGTCGAGAAAAAGGGGCGTTGGAAAGAAACGCTGGCGATAGGATTCGTCTTCAGGATGCTATAG
- a CDS encoding mechanosensitive ion channel, with product MENLGDKIVEWAVAYGPMIIGALAILIIGRIVVGIITGIVRRLMKKANVDDTLISFVVAMTRIGLMVFVLLASLNQLGVQTTSFIAIIGAAGLAIGLALQGSLSNFASGVMLIIFRPFKNGDFVEAGGSTGVVEAIGIFSTIMRTGDNKRVIIPNSNITGGNIVNYSAKETRRIDLVFGIGYDDDLKKAKGILERLMIEDDRILKDPAPVVAVSELADSSVNFVVRPWVKTADYWVVLWDLTEKVKLTFDAEGISIPYPQQDVHMFQATS from the coding sequence GTGGAGAACTTAGGTGACAAAATCGTAGAGTGGGCTGTTGCGTACGGCCCCATGATTATCGGCGCTCTTGCGATTCTGATTATAGGTCGCATCGTTGTCGGTATTATCACCGGTATTGTGCGACGTCTAATGAAGAAGGCTAATGTTGATGATACCCTGATTTCATTTGTAGTTGCCATGACTCGAATTGGCTTGATGGTGTTTGTCCTGCTGGCGTCCTTGAACCAACTCGGCGTGCAAACGACTTCGTTCATTGCCATCATAGGTGCCGCTGGCTTGGCCATCGGTTTAGCCCTGCAGGGATCGCTGTCCAATTTTGCCTCTGGCGTTATGCTGATTATCTTCCGTCCCTTTAAGAACGGTGACTTTGTTGAGGCCGGAGGTTCGACGGGTGTAGTCGAGGCTATTGGCATTTTCAGTACTATCATGAGAACGGGCGACAATAAGAGAGTTATAATACCCAACAGTAATATCACCGGCGGCAACATTGTCAATTACTCCGCCAAGGAAACCCGCCGTATTGATCTGGTGTTCGGTATTGGCTACGATGACGACCTGAAAAAGGCCAAGGGAATTCTCGAACGCTTGATGATAGAGGATGATCGCATTCTCAAGGACCCGGCACCGGTAGTCGCAGTTTCGGAACTGGCCGACAGTTCGGTCAATTTTGTTGTTCGCCCATGGGTCAAGACCGCAGACTATTGGGTTGTGCTCTGGGATTTGACTGAGAAAGTGAAATTGACCTTTGATGCTGAAGGGATTTCGATTCCGTACCCGCAGCAGGATGTTCACATGTTTCAGGCTACAAGTTAG
- the panB gene encoding 3-methyl-2-oxobutanoate hydroxymethyltransferase yields the protein MSHTTDRKKHTVGTFLRKKSKGHKITVLTAYDAFMASLLDKAGIDSILVGDSASNVVHGWDSTLPITMDIMVAHTAAVARGTNRALIIADMPFLSFQPSEETAILNAGRFLKEAGAEAVKMEGGIEMTPTIKRVIECGIPVMGHIGLTPQSINRFGGPKVQGRGKKSRSYLMESALALQEAGCFSIVLELLEADIAGDITAALNTTATIGIGAGTNCDGQVLVTNDMLGFRPEGFHPKFLREYANLTPTILDAISQYIKDVTDGSYPSEDESF from the coding sequence ATGTCGCACACAACTGACAGGAAAAAACACACGGTCGGTACTTTTCTCCGCAAGAAATCAAAAGGACATAAGATTACTGTCCTTACTGCCTACGATGCTTTCATGGCCTCTCTGCTGGACAAAGCCGGGATCGACTCTATTCTGGTTGGCGATTCGGCCAGTAATGTTGTGCATGGTTGGGATTCCACTTTGCCTATAACGATGGACATTATGGTGGCTCACACCGCTGCCGTCGCCAGAGGAACAAACAGAGCATTGATAATCGCCGATATGCCATTCCTGTCGTTTCAACCGTCAGAGGAGACAGCTATTCTCAATGCCGGTCGCTTTCTCAAAGAGGCCGGCGCCGAGGCTGTGAAGATGGAGGGCGGTATAGAGATGACTCCGACCATCAAACGGGTAATCGAATGTGGTATCCCGGTCATGGGGCATATTGGTCTTACGCCCCAATCGATTAATCGCTTTGGTGGTCCAAAAGTGCAGGGACGAGGTAAAAAATCTCGATCGTATCTCATGGAGTCCGCCCTGGCATTGCAGGAGGCGGGCTGTTTTTCGATCGTATTGGAGCTACTCGAAGCTGACATCGCCGGCGACATAACCGCCGCGCTCAATACCACCGCTACTATCGGTATCGGGGCAGGAACAAACTGCGACGGGCAGGTGTTAGTTACCAATGATATGCTGGGGTTTCGCCCCGAGGGATTTCATCCCAAGTTCCTGCGCGAGTATGCGAACTTAACACCGACTATCCTGGACGCAATCAGTCAGTACATCAAAGATGTTACCGACGGCAGTTATCCGTCGGAAGACGAGTCCTTTTAG
- a CDS encoding deoxynucleoside kinase: protein MHDKFEPNYIAVEGVIGVGKTSFAEMLTKSLGAEQMNDEVFGNPFLVDFYRNRKRYGFSCQLFFLLSRFQQQQQLQTRDLFARRIVADYLYARDSIFASVNLSDRELALYNRIAPVLAGDIPKPDLVIYLQASTPMLLRRIRKRNFPFERSIDTDYIDSLNKAYDYFFFDYQETPLLVVRTDNIDFVNTPGHFDDLVEQIGKPVAGKKYYSPAGDLAAI, encoded by the coding sequence TTGCACGACAAATTTGAACCCAACTATATCGCCGTCGAGGGCGTAATCGGCGTTGGCAAAACGTCCTTTGCCGAAATGCTGACCAAGTCTCTCGGTGCCGAACAGATGAACGACGAGGTCTTCGGTAATCCGTTCCTGGTTGATTTCTACAGGAATCGCAAACGCTACGGATTCTCTTGCCAGCTATTTTTTCTGTTGTCCCGTTTTCAGCAACAGCAACAGTTGCAGACCCGTGATCTTTTTGCCCGACGGATTGTAGCCGACTATCTCTATGCTCGTGATTCCATATTTGCTTCGGTGAATCTCTCCGACCGTGAGTTGGCATTGTACAACCGCATTGCACCGGTTTTGGCCGGGGATATTCCCAAACCGGACCTGGTGATTTATTTGCAAGCTTCGACGCCAATGCTACTGCGGAGAATACGCAAACGCAACTTTCCCTTTGAACGATCCATTGACACCGACTATATCGACAGTCTCAACAAAGCCTATGACTATTTCTTTTTTGACTACCAGGAAACACCGTTACTGGTGGTTCGAACTGATAACATTGATTTCGTAAATACGCCCGGTCACTTTGATGACCTTGTGGAGCAGATCGGCAAACCGGTGGCTGGCAAGAAATACTACTCGCCAGCCGGTGATTTGGCTGCAATCTGA
- the folK gene encoding 2-amino-4-hydroxy-6-hydroxymethyldihydropteridine diphosphokinase, giving the protein MTTTVYILIGSNLGDRYKNLTAAVTKLEAVPGLEVIAQSGIYVSEAQGMQGENPSFMNQVVKVDYQYLSSELLNVLELIEKNLGRIGKGKKEPRPMDLDILLFGDEIIETDTLSVPHRELLNRPFAMVPLLEIDPELVHPVTKRPVAEFLSEEGREEIILYKDQVARQI; this is encoded by the coding sequence ATGACGACGACAGTATATATCCTTATTGGTTCCAATCTCGGTGATCGCTATAAGAACCTTACGGCGGCGGTGACGAAGCTCGAAGCTGTCCCCGGCCTGGAAGTAATTGCCCAGTCCGGCATCTACGTTTCAGAGGCCCAGGGTATGCAGGGTGAGAATCCATCCTTTATGAACCAGGTGGTCAAGGTAGACTACCAATATCTCTCGAGTGAACTGCTGAACGTGCTTGAACTGATTGAAAAAAACCTTGGTCGGATCGGTAAAGGAAAGAAAGAACCGAGACCAATGGATCTGGATATTCTTCTCTTTGGCGATGAAATCATTGAGACCGACACGCTGTCAGTCCCCCATCGAGAATTGCTGAATCGTCCGTTTGCAATGGTTCCGTTGCTTGAGATTGACCCTGAATTGGTGCACCCGGTGACCAAACGACCGGTGGCGGAATTCCTCAGCGAAGAAGGTCGCGAGGAGATAATACTGTACAAGGATCAAGTTGCACGACAAATTTGA
- the folB gene encoding dihydroneopterin aldolase has translation MSFYGYHGVTAAEKETGRRYEVDCELEVDLSEPGQTDELVDTIDYSEVYALIKNTVEGSAFALLERLATSLATKVLDTFPVYRVTLRVRKMTPPIAGEIKYVEAEITRYQSDVSKLINNQEQD, from the coding sequence ATGTCATTCTATGGCTACCATGGTGTCACTGCTGCCGAGAAAGAGACAGGACGCCGCTACGAAGTTGACTGCGAATTAGAAGTTGATCTTTCCGAGCCGGGACAGACCGATGAGTTGGTTGATACCATCGACTATTCAGAAGTCTATGCGTTGATTAAGAACACGGTCGAAGGCTCTGCTTTCGCACTCCTGGAAAGATTGGCAACGAGCTTAGCCACCAAAGTGCTTGACACCTTTCCCGTTTACAGAGTAACATTAAGAGTCCGCAAGATGACACCGCCTATTGCCGGTGAAATCAAGTATGTGGAGGCCGAAATCACACGTTATCAGTCGGATGTGTCCAAGTTGATAAACAACCAAGAGCAAGATTAG